AATGAGAATTATAAATACTTACTTAATTTTAGCAATTAATTCAATTTCAACTTTAACATCTTTAGGTAAGCGTGCTACTTCAACACAACTTCTAGCTGGCTGATGTTCACTAAAATACTCACCATAGATTTCATTTATTTTTTGAAATTCATTCATATCTTTAATAAAGATTGTAGCTTTAACGACTGATTCAATATCTGAACCAGCAGCACCTAGGACAACTTTTAAATTTTCTAAAACTTGTCGCGTTTGTTCTTGCACATCATCACTAACAATTTGACCATCAGTGTTCAATGGAATTTGTCCAGATGTGAATAACAAACCGTTAATTTCTGTTGCGTGTGAATATGGCCCTAAAGCTTCGGGCGCATTGTTTGTATTAATTACTTTCATGCTG
The genomic region above belongs to Staphylococcus durrellii and contains:
- a CDS encoding RidA family protein, with protein sequence MKVINTNNAPEALGPYSHATEINGLLFTSGQIPLNTDGQIVSDDVQEQTRQVLENLKVVLGAAGSDIESVVKATIFIKDMNEFQKINEIYGEYFSEHQPARSCVEVARLPKDVKVEIELIAKIK